The DNA region AACTCCTCCAATGTCTTCAGGTACGGCAAACGGCTTTTGTGTATCTTTGCTTTTACCGAACTGTCTGTCTTTCTCTTTACCTCTTCTTCAAGAAGCAGCGCTAAATATTCTTCATATAAAATATTGCCGGCTGTCGCCCGATCCGATAACTCCCTGTAGACCGGGATCATACCCTTGAGTTTCAAAGCCCTCATATGTCCTTCTATCTGCCTGTTCAGTTCTGTGCTCATATGGCAGCCTCCACTTTGTAATCGGCAAGCGGCCTTCTTATATCGACAGATGCGACAACACAGGGCTGATTGAGAATATTAAAGGGCTGTTTCTGAGGTTCTTTGCACTGAAGAAGCCTTCTTACGCTGTTT from Nitrospirota bacterium includes:
- a CDS encoding ATP-binding protein, with translation MSTELNRQIEGHMRALKLKGMIPVYRELSDRATAGNILYEEYLALLLEEEVKRKTDSSVKAKIHKSRLPYLKTLEE